In Acanthochromis polyacanthus isolate Apoly-LR-REF ecotype Palm Island chromosome 15, KAUST_Apoly_ChrSc, whole genome shotgun sequence, a single genomic region encodes these proteins:
- the sparcl2 gene encoding SPARC, translating into MNLSLMFALFLLLSIQSHPAVGGRAQRRQRQAEEILRPYIGRVEPEKLCELLKCHTPVGSWCQVVQENGVRIPKCVCPQSCPGQRAPVCSVLGKTYGNECLLHKEACRKRRRTGLAHTGPCLVPKTKCTEEELGQFPYRLLDWFLLLSRMGVSYPPSAPPQSCLSHTQRTQLAQQRFTLLDKNKDGKLSRRDLKKLHYKRMPLEHCAAPFFQSCDHNKNRKVTLREWTTCLVDQSEDWFYKFMSMRMGSHKLCPTIKENYL; encoded by the exons ATGAACCTCAGCCTGATGTTTGCCTTGTTTCTGCTCCTGAGTATTCAGTCTCATCCAGCCGTG gGAGGCAGAGCTCAGCGCAGACAGAGACAAGCTGAGGAGATTCTGAGGCCGTACATTGGTAGAGTAGAGCCAG aAAAGCTTTGCGAGCTCCTAAAATGCCACACTCCAGTGGGATCCTGGTGCCAAGTTGTTCAGGAAAATGGAGTCCGCATCCCCAAGTGTGTTTGTCCTCAGTCCTGCCCAGg GCAGAGGGCACCAGTGTGCAGTGTTCTGGGAAAGACCTATGGGAACGAGTGTTTGCTTCACAAAGAGGCCTGCAGAAAGAGACGCCGCACTGGACTGGCTCACACAGGACCCTGCCTGG TCCCCAAGACTAAATGCACTGAGGAGGAGTTAGGCCAGTTTCCATACCGTCTCCTGGACTGGTTCCTGCTCCTGAGTCGAATGGGGGTGTCGTATCCACCTTCTGCTCCGCCCCAGAGCTGCCTCAGCCACACCCAGAGGACACAGCTGGCTCAG caaAGATTTACTTTATTGGACAAGAACAAAGATGGCAAGTTGAGCCGCAGGGACCTGAAGAAGCTGCATTATAAGAGGATGCCTCTGGAGCACTGTGCTGCACCATTCTTCCA GTCATGCGATCATAACAAGAACAGGAAGGTGACCCTGCGTGAGTGGACGACCTGCCTGGTGGATCAATCGGAGGACTGGTTCTACAAATTCATGT CGATGAGAATGGGTTCCCACAAGCTGTGTCCCACGATCAAAGAGAACTACCTCTGA
- the ndnfl gene encoding protein NDNF, which produces MALTTFSWCLGAALALLWGPSWPQVHSALAPENEVPLRPTTWLPEGKITSVTLPKGRTRRLYFTLKKKASAMSVTVSPCDLPIEWSLAARTLKDKPLKSLQWSTKKSVPEVWWQGPASEEKIHNFAGNTVDTYQGPSYPPASIYILRLRSKQQNTRATVFLHEGLGPSGIFPLLPSDPRVHTLGVGMTSVTLSWVPSASITSLPHTQNSYDYCVLVNSRQNYHSLCAAQQSMRKENNQKQEKKEKKRRVTVWPILKEWWWQQWDSFPEPQSSSPSSLTNEFADLQCACDGTESVCTVSDLLPDTQYYFDVFVIDRLNGTSSAYKGTFARTHEEARPAITTLREGELRWVTFHDRSSKSEQFFSFRPRGWQQSGLLTLQSCGGDEKVKVTVSSKGQVLTSQAVGGDLVHIWLQGSPSYLIHLEQEGITSGQIAAGRDPAIPGGLMASVKMQTSSAYHRRGVPSLPSTLQIKSFNRLRGCNSVTLAWMGTEERSLYCVYRRKLGNREAESTALTAPCLGPESRSDTERVLCKYFQELNPRRAVTTAVIGGLEPGMAYVFDVYLMRRWGIPVKYASKMVKTRKEC; this is translated from the exons ATGGCGCTCACGACCTTCTCCTGGTGTCTGGGTGCAGCTCTGGCGCTGCTCTGGGGCCCCTCGTGGCCCCAGGTGCACTCAGCTCTGGCACCTGAGAACGAGGTGCCGCTTCGCCCGACTACATGGCTACCGGAGGGGAAGATCACCTCTGTAACGCTCCCTAAAGGACGAACCCGCAG GTTGTACTTCACGCTGAAGAAGAAAGCCTCGGCGATGTCGGTGACCGTCAGCCCCTGCGACCTCCCCATCGAGTGGAGCTTGGCCGCTCGCACCCTGAAGGACAAACCGCTCAAAAGCCTGCAGT GGAGCACCAAGAAGAGCGTGCCCGAGGTGTGGTGGCAAGGTCCTGCGAGTGAGGAGAAAATACACAACTTCGCCGGCAATACGGTGGACACCTACCAAGGTCCTTCCTATCCTCCTGCCTCCATCTACATCCTGAGGCTGCGCTCCAAACAGCAGAACACCAGAGCTACAGTGTTCCTCCACGAAGGCCTGGGACCTTCAGGCATATTCCCACTGCTCCCGTCCGACCCACGAGTTCACACATTAGGTGTCGGTATGACCAGTGTCACCCTCAGCTGGGTGCCCAGTGCCTCCATAACGAgcctcccacacacacagaacagctACGACTACTGCGTCCTCGTCAACTCTCGGCAAAACTACCACAGTCTTTGTGCTGCGCAGCAGAGCATGAGGAAGGAGAACAACCAGAAGCaagaaaagaaggagaaaaagaggAGAGTGACTGTATGGCCAATTTTAAAAgagtggtggtggcagcagtgGGACAGTTTCCCTGAACCCCAGAGTTCTTCGCCTTCATCCCTCACGAATGAGTTTGCTGATCTTCAGTGTGCATGTGACGGGACGGAGAGTGTCTGCACCGTTTCTGACCTTCTCCCTGACACCCAGTATTACTTTGACGTCTTTGTGATTGACAGGCTGAATGGGACTAGTTCAGCCTATAAGGGGACTTTTGCTCGGACACATGAGGAGGCTCGACCTGCGATCACCACGCTTCGAGAAGGAGAGCTGAGATGGGTGACCTTCCACGACAGAAGCTCCAAATCAGAGCAGTTCTTCAGTTTCCGTCCTCGCGGTTGGCAGCAGAGTGGCCTCCTCACCTTGCAGAGCTGCGGAGGAGATGAAAAGGTCAAGGTTACTGTGTCGAGTAAAGGTCAGGTTTTGACCTCTCAAGCTGTAGGAGGGGATTTAGTGCACATCTGGCTCCAGGGAAGTCCTTCATATCTCATCCACTTGGAGCAAGAAGGAATTACCTCTGGGCAGATCGCTGCTGGTAGAGACCCAGCGATCCCAGGAGGCCTGATGGCTTCAGTCAAAATGCAGACGTCATCCGCCTACCACCGCAGAGGAGTCCCATCTCTGCCCTCCACCTTGCAGATAAAGTCTTTCAACCGGTTACGTGGTTGCAACAGCGTCACCCTTGCCTGGATGGGCACAGAGGAGAGAAGTCTGTACTGTGTGTACCGCAGAAAGCTAGGAAACCGCGAAGCAGAGTCCACAGCTCTGACTGCACCCTGTCTGGGGCCGGAGTCCCGTTCCGACACCGAGAGGGTTCTCTGCAAGTATTTCCAGGAGCTGAATCCTCGACGGGCCGTCACTACAGCTGTGATCGGGGGCCTGGAGCCAGGAATGGCCTATGTGTTTGATGTCTATCTAATGAGACGCTGGGGGATCCCTGTCAAGTACGCCAGCAAGATGGTGAAGACTAGAAAGGAATGCTGA